The proteins below come from a single Timaviella obliquedivisa GSE-PSE-MK23-08B genomic window:
- a CDS encoding glycosyltransferase family 2 protein: MVAPAYNEAAIIQNNLVDLCQYLECLENEYQWELILVNDGSRDNTGELAEEFARSRDNVHIIHHVRNAGLGQALRSGFAQSQGVYIITLDLDLSYAPEHIEALLTKICQTGAKLVVTSPYMKGGKVSNVPRLRLLLSLWANRFLSVAARHNVSTLTGMVRVYDSEFLKMLNLRSAGMDINPEVVHKAMLLGVKIEEIPAHLHWRNPLPTAQKAVKSARRKSSMKILSHIWVTFYYGFVFRPVMFFIIPSLFCFMLTLYSIGWAVLHSWTSYQALTQTVQFPDPTDAIALAFQQSPHTFAISGMLLMVSIQLFSLGVLAVQNKRYFEEVFYLGTAIYRSTQRR; the protein is encoded by the coding sequence ATTGTTGCCCCGGCATATAATGAGGCGGCAATTATTCAAAATAACCTGGTTGATCTCTGCCAGTATTTAGAGTGTTTGGAAAATGAGTATCAGTGGGAACTCATTTTAGTAAACGATGGCAGCCGCGATAACACAGGAGAATTGGCAGAGGAGTTTGCCCGTTCACGGGATAATGTTCATATCATTCACCACGTCAGAAATGCGGGTTTAGGTCAAGCACTCCGTTCGGGCTTTGCTCAGAGTCAAGGAGTTTATATCATCACGTTAGATTTGGATCTGAGCTATGCGCCTGAGCACATTGAGGCACTTTTGACTAAGATTTGTCAAACAGGGGCTAAGCTAGTCGTCACCTCACCCTATATGAAGGGTGGCAAGGTCTCCAATGTGCCTCGCCTGCGTTTGCTTTTGAGCCTTTGGGCAAATCGTTTTTTATCCGTGGCGGCTCGGCACAATGTCTCGACTTTAACTGGAATGGTAAGAGTTTACGATTCTGAGTTTTTAAAGATGTTGAATCTCAGGTCAGCAGGCATGGACATTAATCCAGAAGTTGTCCACAAGGCAATGCTTTTGGGAGTCAAGATTGAAGAGATCCCGGCTCATCTTCATTGGCGTAATCCTCTGCCGACTGCTCAAAAGGCGGTTAAGTCTGCTCGCCGTAAGTCTAGCATGAAAATTTTGAGCCATATCTGGGTGACTTTTTATTATGGCTTTGTGTTTCGTCCCGTCATGTTTTTTATCATCCCAAGTTTGTTCTGTTTTATGTTGACGCTTTACTCCATAGGTTGGGCAGTGCTTCATTCCTGGACGAGCTACCAAGCTCTGACTCAAACGGTGCAATTTCCTGATCCAACGGATGCGATCGCCCTCGCTTTTCAGCAGTCTCCCCACACGTTTGCAATTAGCGGCATGTTGCTAATGGTTTCGATTCAGTTGTTTAGCTTAGGCGTTTTGGCGGTTCAGAACAAGCGCTATTTTGAAGAAGTTTTCTATCTAGGCACAGCTATTTATCGCTCTACCCAGCGTCGGTAA
- a CDS encoding polysaccharide biosynthesis tyrosine autokinase encodes MEIKDYSSEEIDVQRYWLILRRRWLAAVGILSGVVAIATAYALMQRPVYRAEGKLLIKSSSASELTGLGETLGQLKALGEQNTPLDTQAEIIRSTPIVQGVIESLSLKDSDGKPLAADVLAKNLKVKGVTGTDVLQISYESEQPREASKVVNQLIDLFLKNNVQVNRAEAISARKFIEEQLPKTEDSVRQADSAVRKFKEENKLISLEEEAGQAVKLIGDLEGQITQTQALLADANERSQQLRSQLGLDSRQVVMFASLSQAPAVQEVFVQLQQAQSQLAIQQTRYRAGHPTVTALQRQVTALNALLTERVAQVSGNSQSVSPGNLQVGELQQGMISEYVQSESERLGLAQRVLLLSNAQAQYRQRASGLPKLEQTQRELARKLEAAQTTYETLLARQQAIQLAENQTIGNARILSAAVVPTRPIGASKAMIVAAGGVVGLLLAAATALILDLLDRSVKTVKEARELFGYTLLSIIPAFGRDGKISTYAGGLDQPVPRVIVKDAPCSAIGDAYHMLQANLKFLSSDDELKTIVVTSSVSKEGRSEVAANLAAAIAQVGRRVLLVDADMRHPAQHHIWDLMNLAGLSNVIVDQVALEAAVQQAMPNLRVLTSGVMPPNPIALLDSKRMNSLIATFSRDYDFVIFDSPAMAGTADSAVLGKMADGILLVVHPGVVDSASANSAKEFIAQSGQKVLGMVINGVNVRNEPDSYFYYAGDQVEENSEPSQRSGSFLGVPFRVANRRDRS; translated from the coding sequence ATGGAAATCAAAGACTATTCTTCTGAAGAAATAGATGTTCAGAGGTATTGGCTAATCTTGCGACGACGCTGGCTGGCTGCTGTTGGGATTTTAAGCGGAGTTGTCGCGATCGCCACAGCATATGCTCTGATGCAACGACCTGTTTACCGAGCGGAGGGAAAGCTACTGATTAAGTCGAGCAGTGCCTCAGAGCTAACAGGTTTAGGAGAAACACTGGGACAACTCAAAGCATTAGGAGAGCAAAACACGCCTTTGGATACTCAAGCGGAGATTATTCGATCTACTCCTATTGTTCAAGGCGTGATTGAGTCACTGAGCTTGAAAGACTCTGACGGCAAGCCTTTGGCAGCAGATGTACTTGCTAAAAATCTTAAAGTGAAGGGTGTTACAGGTACAGATGTTTTACAGATTTCCTATGAGTCTGAGCAACCCCGAGAAGCGTCTAAAGTCGTTAACCAACTCATTGATCTGTTTCTTAAAAATAATGTTCAGGTTAACCGGGCTGAAGCTATCTCAGCTCGTAAGTTTATTGAAGAACAACTTCCTAAAACAGAAGATTCGGTGCGCCAGGCGGACTCTGCGGTACGCAAGTTTAAAGAGGAAAACAAGCTGATTTCTTTGGAAGAAGAAGCAGGGCAAGCTGTTAAGTTGATTGGAGATTTAGAGGGGCAAATTACCCAGACTCAAGCCTTACTGGCAGATGCAAATGAGCGATCGCAGCAGTTGCGCAGTCAATTGGGTTTAGATTCTCGGCAAGTGGTTATGTTTGCTTCTTTAAGCCAAGCGCCTGCGGTTCAGGAGGTGTTTGTTCAATTGCAACAGGCGCAAAGCCAGCTTGCTATTCAGCAAACGCGCTATCGAGCGGGGCATCCAACGGTAACGGCGCTGCAACGCCAGGTAACCGCGTTGAACGCCCTGCTAACCGAGCGCGTGGCTCAGGTGTCAGGCAATTCTCAATCTGTCTCTCCCGGAAATCTTCAAGTTGGGGAACTTCAACAAGGGATGATTAGCGAGTACGTGCAGTCTGAGTCTGAGCGGCTAGGCTTAGCCCAGCGGGTGTTGTTATTATCGAATGCTCAGGCACAGTATCGACAGCGTGCTAGCGGTTTACCAAAGCTTGAACAAACCCAGCGAGAACTGGCTCGGAAGTTGGAAGCTGCCCAAACAACCTACGAAACACTTTTGGCTCGGCAGCAAGCGATTCAGCTTGCAGAAAACCAAACCATCGGGAACGCACGAATTTTATCTGCGGCGGTGGTGCCAACTCGACCGATAGGGGCATCAAAGGCAATGATTGTCGCAGCAGGGGGTGTCGTGGGTTTGCTCTTGGCTGCTGCCACTGCCCTTATCTTAGATCTGCTGGATCGGTCGGTCAAAACTGTCAAAGAAGCACGGGAGCTATTTGGTTATACTTTATTGAGCATCATTCCAGCCTTCGGTCGGGATGGTAAAATATCTACTTATGCAGGTGGGTTAGACCAGCCTGTCCCACGGGTTATTGTCAAAGATGCGCCCTGTTCTGCCATTGGCGATGCATACCATATGTTGCAAGCCAATCTTAAGTTTTTAAGTTCAGATGATGAATTAAAGACAATTGTTGTCACCAGTTCTGTCTCGAAGGAGGGACGTTCAGAGGTTGCAGCAAATTTAGCAGCCGCGATCGCCCAAGTAGGACGACGCGTGCTTTTGGTAGATGCCGACATGCGCCATCCTGCGCAGCATCATATTTGGGACTTAATGAATCTTGCTGGATTAAGCAATGTCATTGTTGATCAGGTGGCGCTGGAGGCAGCCGTGCAGCAAGCCATGCCGAACCTACGGGTGTTAACGTCTGGCGTTATGCCACCTAACCCCATTGCTCTACTGGACTCTAAGCGGATGAATTCATTAATAGCAACTTTTTCAAGAGATTATGATTTCGTTATTTTTGACTCGCCTGCAATGGCGGGTACCGCTGATTCAGCGGTGCTAGGTAAAATGGCAGACGGCATTTTGTTGGTTGTGCATCCTGGCGTAGTCGATTCTGCTAGCGCCAACTCTGCCAAAGAATTCATTGCTCAGTCTGGACAAAAGGTTTTGGGCATGGTGATTAATGGTGTGAACGTCCGTAATGAGCCTGATAGTTACTTTTACTATGCAGGGGATCAAGTTGAGGAAAATTCTGAACCAAGCCAACGTTCAGGAAGTTTCCTGGGTGTTCCTTTTCGGGTCGCAAACCGTCGCGATCGCTCTTAA
- a CDS encoding polysaccharide export protein — MLNQSAFYRALQSGAKLIALWLLATVVSPELSWSQETSSQPTVANSNSLPSSLLPQFFPHSASSTATQAGYVLGSGDHITVNVFGYEEYTGDRTILPDGTITLPLLGSIRAAGRTTDQFAQELTTRLQPFLVDPTITVNLSILRAVSVNVAGEVLRPGRVQLQGLPVGGVTQQLEQPTLSVALTKAGGITQYADIRQVILKRSSPDGISQSTINLWDAIGSLNAPPEVILQDGDSIYIPRLVADDTSVDRRRVAQSSFAPATVRVRVVGEVTQPGEVAVPPNSSVSSAVAIAGGPTQDARLSQVAFVRLNPTGQIERQILDLRNLTDDYQIQDGDVVIVPKRGSSSFIDMAGRVLSPLGLLFGIFR; from the coding sequence ATGTTGAATCAATCTGCGTTCTATAGGGCATTGCAATCGGGGGCTAAGCTTATTGCTTTATGGCTTCTTGCAACTGTCGTTTCACCGGAGCTAAGCTGGTCTCAAGAAACTTCTTCTCAACCTACTGTTGCCAATAGCAATAGTTTGCCAAGCTCGCTGCTACCTCAGTTCTTTCCCCATTCAGCGTCTTCTACTGCTACCCAGGCTGGCTATGTTCTAGGATCGGGTGATCACATAACTGTGAATGTGTTTGGCTATGAGGAATATACAGGCGATCGCACCATTCTCCCTGATGGGACAATTACCCTTCCCCTACTCGGATCAATCAGGGCTGCTGGTCGAACTACTGATCAATTTGCTCAAGAGTTAACGACTCGTTTACAGCCTTTTCTAGTTGATCCAACTATTACCGTTAATTTATCTATTCTCCGCGCCGTCTCTGTCAACGTTGCAGGTGAAGTCCTTCGTCCTGGACGGGTGCAGCTTCAAGGACTTCCTGTCGGGGGGGTAACGCAGCAACTTGAACAGCCTACCCTCAGTGTGGCACTGACAAAAGCAGGTGGGATCACGCAATATGCCGATATCCGCCAAGTCATTTTGAAACGTTCTAGTCCCGATGGCATTTCTCAATCAACGATAAATCTCTGGGATGCGATCGGGTCACTGAATGCGCCGCCAGAGGTGATTTTACAGGATGGCGACTCGATATATATTCCTCGTTTGGTCGCAGATGACACGAGTGTTGATCGACGGCGTGTCGCTCAATCTAGCTTTGCGCCAGCAACAGTGCGCGTTAGAGTCGTCGGTGAAGTCACGCAGCCGGGGGAAGTGGCAGTGCCGCCCAATAGCTCTGTTTCTAGTGCCGTGGCGATCGCCGGAGGACCGACTCAAGATGCCCGCTTGAGCCAAGTTGCGTTTGTGCGTTTGAACCCGACGGGACAAATCGAACGACAGATTTTAGATTTGCGCAATTTAACAGATGACTATCAAATTCAAGACGGAGACGTAGTTATTGTTCCAAAGCGAGGCTCATCCTCATTCATTGACATGGCAGGGCGTGTTCTGAGTCCTTTAGGTCTTCTGTTTGGAATCTTTCGCTAA
- a CDS encoding ABC transporter ATP-binding protein/permease — protein sequence MVKYLSKFLYVLGDAKTTLFLLLLMFVLVSVMETFGIGMIGPFLWLASSPDKIDSIPLLQGLYRFFKISSPDQFILLLGALLVVLFCFKSLLYFCTRSYIYQFSFNQQGRLISRLLNTYLSVPYSFYLNRDTASIIKNIIVEAQGFCYKSMLPLLEATANLIATIFLLLLLAKADLVLLVMILGVLLPLCILFYQLRNKVKQWGRQESEAYHGMIRVINHSLGGVKETYVIGCKSYFQEQMQAQVSQYASAAAKVMSFQLLPRTTLETFLIAALVSFVSVYQIFFKQEIEQLLSVLSIFAVASIRLMPAASQALAAIGQIQSGSYALDLLYADLKNIPQSVPLKHPPALVHQERLREGCRQMPFETKIELQQVTYCYPNSSRRSLDNVSLSFHQGESIAFIGKSGAGKTTLVDVILGLLDCTSGDIQVDGVSIYSDLRAWQNVIGYIPQSIFLMDDTIECNIAFGVPEALIDSEKLIQAVQAAQLTEMINKLPEGLKTQVGERGVRLSGGQRQRIGIARALYHEREVLILDEATAALDHETEQLVTDAIRSLRGTKTIIVIAHRLTTIQHCDRIYRMENGRIVNSGTYQEVVLKEQKIS from the coding sequence ATGGTCAAGTATCTATCAAAGTTCTTATATGTTTTAGGAGATGCAAAAACAACGCTGTTTCTGCTGCTGCTCATGTTTGTCCTCGTGTCTGTAATGGAAACGTTTGGGATCGGGATGATTGGTCCTTTCTTATGGCTGGCATCTAGTCCTGATAAAATAGACAGCATTCCTCTTTTACAAGGATTGTACAGGTTTTTTAAGATATCCTCTCCGGATCAATTTATTCTGCTGTTAGGTGCACTTTTGGTAGTGCTTTTTTGCTTTAAATCCTTACTTTATTTTTGTACACGCTCTTATATTTATCAATTCAGTTTTAATCAGCAGGGTCGGCTAATTTCTCGTCTGTTGAACACCTATCTATCAGTGCCTTACAGTTTTTATTTGAACCGAGATACGGCAAGTATTATTAAAAATATCATTGTAGAAGCCCAAGGATTCTGCTATAAGTCCATGCTTCCCCTGCTAGAAGCAACTGCAAATTTAATTGCGACTATTTTCCTACTTTTGCTGCTTGCCAAGGCTGACCTGGTTTTACTGGTGATGATTCTAGGTGTGTTGCTACCGCTCTGCATTTTATTTTACCAACTCCGAAATAAGGTTAAGCAATGGGGGCGGCAGGAGTCGGAAGCGTATCATGGGATGATTCGGGTTATTAACCATAGTTTGGGTGGTGTTAAAGAGACTTATGTCATTGGCTGCAAATCTTATTTTCAAGAGCAAATGCAGGCTCAGGTCAGTCAGTATGCCAGCGCAGCGGCTAAAGTTATGAGCTTTCAGCTTTTGCCTCGGACAACGCTGGAAACATTTTTAATTGCTGCGCTGGTTTCATTTGTCTCTGTCTATCAGATTTTTTTTAAACAAGAAATTGAGCAGCTACTCTCGGTGCTGAGTATTTTTGCAGTTGCATCGATTCGCCTCATGCCTGCTGCCAGTCAGGCTCTTGCTGCGATCGGACAGATTCAAAGCGGTAGCTACGCTCTGGATTTGCTTTACGCGGATCTCAAAAATATTCCCCAGTCTGTGCCTTTAAAGCATCCTCCTGCCCTGGTTCATCAAGAGCGTTTAAGGGAGGGATGCAGGCAAATGCCCTTTGAAACCAAAATAGAGCTTCAGCAAGTCACCTACTGTTACCCCAACTCATCCCGGCGATCGCTCGACAATGTGTCTTTGAGCTTCCATCAAGGGGAGTCGATCGCCTTTATTGGTAAATCTGGGGCGGGTAAAACCACTTTAGTGGATGTCATCCTGGGCTTATTGGACTGTACTTCAGGGGATATCCAGGTGGATGGAGTCTCGATTTATTCAGACCTGCGGGCATGGCAGAATGTCATTGGCTATATTCCACAATCTATTTTTTTGATGGATGATACGATCGAATGCAACATTGCCTTTGGCGTTCCTGAAGCGTTAATTGATTCAGAAAAATTGATTCAAGCGGTGCAAGCTGCCCAATTGACAGAAATGATTAACAAATTGCCGGAAGGTCTTAAAACCCAGGTTGGAGAACGGGGAGTTCGGCTTTCAGGTGGGCAGCGACAGCGGATTGGGATTGCCAGAGCGCTTTACCACGAACGGGAAGTTTTGATCTTAGATGAAGCAACAGCAGCTTTAGACCATGAAACAGAGCAGTTGGTTACCGATGCGATTCGTTCTTTAAGGGGTACAAAGACAATCATTGTGATTGCCCATCGCCTGACCACAATTCAGCACTGCGATCGAATTTATAGGATGGAAAATGGTCGAATTGTTAATTCTGGAACTTACCAGGAGGTCGTACTGAAAGAACAGAAAATATCCTGA
- a CDS encoding glycosyltransferase family 2 protein — MFDPPLRTPVALIIFKRPETTAKVLEMIRLARPSQLFVIADGARPEYPGETEKCAETQAVIEQIDWNCEVLKNYATVNLGCGRRLPTGLDWVFSQVEEAIVLEDDCVPHLTFFRFCEELLQRYRHDSRITSISGQNVQLEQSHIHHSYYFSRYNHCWGWATWKRAWQHFDFDLAAWPEVQQQNLLYDILKDADAVKYWSQKFQEIYEGQVTTVWDFQWTLACWLQNGSGILPRANLVSNIGIGADSTHFTNARPDPHVNLPTQSMKFPLQHPPFVVQNTTADDITHRLLFRPPLLKRAQMKLERQWDQLLKSSSKRDVLTSL, encoded by the coding sequence ATGTTTGATCCTCCTTTAAGAACGCCAGTTGCCTTGATCATCTTTAAACGCCCAGAGACAACCGCTAAAGTTCTTGAGATGATCCGACTCGCTCGACCTTCTCAATTATTTGTTATTGCGGATGGGGCGCGCCCTGAGTACCCAGGAGAAACCGAAAAGTGTGCCGAAACCCAGGCAGTTATTGAACAAATTGATTGGAATTGTGAAGTCCTCAAAAACTACGCAACCGTTAATTTAGGGTGCGGCAGGCGGTTGCCAACGGGTCTAGATTGGGTGTTTAGTCAGGTCGAAGAAGCGATCGTTTTGGAGGATGATTGCGTTCCTCATCTGACATTTTTTCGATTTTGTGAGGAGTTACTACAACGCTATCGTCACGATTCTCGCATCACTTCCATATCAGGACAGAATGTTCAGCTTGAGCAATCACACATTCACCACAGCTACTATTTCTCTCGCTATAACCATTGCTGGGGGTGGGCAACTTGGAAACGAGCTTGGCAGCATTTTGATTTTGATCTGGCTGCTTGGCCAGAGGTTCAGCAACAGAATCTTCTCTATGACATTCTTAAAGACGCTGATGCCGTTAAGTATTGGAGTCAAAAATTTCAGGAAATATATGAGGGGCAAGTCACCACTGTCTGGGATTTTCAATGGACTTTAGCCTGCTGGCTGCAAAATGGGTCAGGTATTCTACCTAGAGCCAATCTAGTTTCCAATATCGGCATCGGAGCAGATTCAACTCATTTTACTAACGCTCGCCCTGATCCTCACGTCAACTTACCTACCCAATCGATGAAATTTCCCTTGCAGCACCCTCCTTTTGTGGTGCAAAACACAACGGCTGATGACATTACTCATCGGCTTTTGTTTCGTCCTCCTTTGCTCAAGCGGGCTCAAATGAAGCTAGAACGGCAGTGGGATCAACTCTTGAAGTCTTCATCTAAACGGGATGTACTCACTTCGCTTTAG